A part of Microbulbifer sp. MI-G genomic DNA contains:
- the egtD gene encoding L-histidine N(alpha)-methyltransferase, whose amino-acid sequence MRAALSSVPGKQQQGSEFLRDVLEGLGGKTKTLPCKYLYDEVGSRLFEEICAAEDYYLTRTETDLFTKNLGDIAREIGSGALLIEPGAGNCEKIEMLIAELNAPRGYYPMDISPEILQAAEARIKCHLPGIQVWSEVGDFTQPAVWDKLSTIPSRKRVVFFPGSTIGNFEPQKSVQLLELFAANLGAGDGLLICTDLVKDSVVLERAYHDSAHVTERFNKNLLCRINRELDANFDLSLFAHRAFYHPLRQRVEMHLVSLRRHDVSIAGIRVEFAEGETIHTESCHKYTINGFNALLSKGGFKPIRHWKDASESYAIHYAQAI is encoded by the coding sequence GTGAGAGCAGCCTTATCGTCTGTTCCCGGCAAGCAGCAACAGGGTAGTGAGTTTCTCAGGGATGTTCTGGAGGGGTTGGGAGGTAAAACAAAAACACTGCCATGCAAGTATTTATATGACGAAGTGGGTTCCCGTCTTTTTGAGGAGATCTGTGCGGCCGAGGATTATTACCTGACCCGCACGGAAACCGATCTGTTCACGAAAAATCTCGGAGACATTGCCCGGGAGATCGGCTCGGGGGCTCTTCTAATTGAGCCAGGGGCAGGCAACTGTGAAAAGATTGAGATGCTGATCGCTGAGCTCAATGCCCCCAGAGGATATTACCCGATGGATATATCCCCTGAAATTTTGCAAGCGGCGGAGGCTAGAATCAAGTGCCATTTACCCGGTATCCAGGTGTGGAGTGAGGTGGGTGATTTTACCCAACCAGCAGTTTGGGATAAGTTAAGTACTATTCCCTCCCGCAAAAGGGTTGTATTTTTCCCCGGGTCAACCATCGGGAATTTTGAGCCACAAAAATCGGTGCAGCTACTCGAACTGTTCGCCGCAAACCTGGGTGCCGGTGACGGTCTGCTGATCTGCACGGATCTGGTGAAGGATTCGGTGGTGTTAGAGCGGGCTTATCACGACAGCGCGCATGTCACCGAGAGATTCAACAAGAATCTCCTTTGCCGAATCAATCGCGAGCTGGACGCAAACTTTGACCTCTCCCTGTTTGCCCACCGCGCCTTCTACCACCCGCTGCGCCAACGGGTGGAGATGCATTTGGTCAGCCTGCGGCGCCACGATGTCTCTATTGCCGGAATCAGGGTGGAATTTGCAGAAGGCGAGACCATTCACACGGAAAGCTGCCATAAGTACACCATCAACGGGTTTAATGCACTGTTGTCCAAGGGAGGGTTTAAACCCATACGACACTGGAAGGATGCTTCTGAATCTTATGCTATCCACTACGCCCAGGCTATCTAG
- a CDS encoding TonB-dependent receptor has protein sequence MMHDADRTRNNRQFNLSILSGAIAFLTAVSGHVQGAEIEEVVVTAQKRAENLQDVPIAITAFTGDNIKESGVKNLTDLGKYTPGVEMHNDVALQPIYSIRGIQTNDWTAGSDPAVAVYVDGVYTGRGAGAEIPLTDIERVEVLKGPQGTLFGRNATGGAIHIITIKPQAENTTELNYTLGNFGRQSSDLVLNGQLTDGLYGRFSASSNRRDAFADNLAGGFSVGDQDTQTYRASVLWEPTTDTELLWRADYGIMDQGSALATTIVPSLKGETDLFGDYALDTPTIEDRDAFGTSLTITSDFDAFTLTSITAYRKFDAYLQEDEDGTANPDYFFGSINLDKQEQFSQEFRLNGASGDIKWTLGASYLQEKLEHTTHANFTSGSLESFAVYEGIKAQFPNLTQTQQEDLAVRQRQQLKQAGLEGIASATFIYDLMLQGGQVDALANTILEELGLGGSGLELTADMLNAEDIIGQLLAGGIQGWVQDDTAWSESVHNTGDYRSSAVYGDMTWSITDQMDLTVGARYTYDSKDFTIETAYGNYIPLALSGGPVRVDLGGGVVVPVPVPPIDIPRVFELFGIAFYNNGEPFLDSKLSDSWSDISGRIVLDYRWTEEVMTYVSLADGFKAGGFNSLNFGPGVTPAFDQEDVVNLEAGLKSNLFDNRVRLNASVYTYEYNNLQTLDLVGVPIPSYNLRNADAEGTGAEIELQWAATDNLFIAGNYSYLDTEFTDYQIIEVIGETEADSLVGEPRVSTPENKLNLMAEYSVDLASGGQLLLRGDYNWTDERIGSVTDRARIVEDYQLFNLRAAWNSASENYSVALWVQNLTDEEIAGGFGGSGAAIGASPGWRLVPRMYGADFTVRF, from the coding sequence ATGATGCACGATGCTGATAGAACTCGAAACAACCGTCAATTCAATCTGTCTATCCTCTCCGGAGCCATTGCCTTCCTTACTGCCGTCAGTGGTCATGTACAAGGGGCGGAAATCGAAGAGGTGGTAGTAACTGCACAGAAGAGGGCGGAGAACCTCCAGGATGTGCCGATCGCGATTACCGCCTTTACCGGTGACAATATCAAAGAAAGTGGTGTCAAGAATCTGACCGATCTGGGCAAATATACGCCGGGTGTCGAAATGCACAACGACGTAGCGCTCCAGCCCATTTACAGTATTCGCGGAATACAGACAAACGACTGGACTGCGGGTTCAGACCCTGCGGTTGCCGTGTATGTGGACGGGGTTTATACGGGCCGCGGTGCCGGAGCAGAGATACCATTGACCGATATCGAACGGGTCGAGGTTTTAAAAGGTCCCCAGGGTACACTGTTCGGGCGAAACGCCACGGGTGGTGCGATTCATATTATTACGATCAAGCCGCAGGCGGAAAATACAACAGAGCTGAATTATACTCTGGGGAACTTCGGACGACAGTCGTCCGATCTGGTGTTGAACGGCCAGTTGACTGACGGCCTCTACGGACGCTTCTCTGCCTCTTCTAATCGCAGAGATGCCTTTGCAGACAACCTGGCTGGCGGCTTTTCCGTAGGGGATCAGGATACCCAGACATACCGGGCTTCAGTATTGTGGGAGCCGACAACGGATACAGAGCTGTTGTGGCGTGCCGACTACGGGATAATGGACCAGGGCAGTGCCCTGGCTACGACGATAGTGCCCAGCCTCAAAGGCGAAACCGATCTATTCGGTGACTATGCCCTGGATACTCCCACTATTGAGGACCGCGACGCATTCGGTACCTCGCTGACCATTACCAGTGACTTCGATGCGTTTACCCTGACTTCAATCACGGCTTACCGGAAGTTTGATGCTTATCTGCAGGAGGACGAGGACGGTACCGCCAATCCAGACTATTTTTTTGGTTCAATCAACCTCGACAAGCAAGAGCAGTTTTCCCAGGAGTTCAGGCTCAATGGTGCTAGCGGGGATATCAAATGGACTCTTGGCGCCTCTTATTTACAGGAAAAGCTGGAGCATACGACCCATGCGAATTTTACCTCCGGCTCACTGGAATCCTTTGCAGTATACGAAGGGATAAAGGCACAGTTCCCGAACCTGACCCAGACCCAGCAGGAGGATCTGGCGGTACGGCAGCGCCAGCAATTAAAACAGGCGGGACTTGAGGGAATAGCCAGTGCTACTTTTATTTACGATCTGATGTTGCAAGGTGGTCAAGTAGATGCACTTGCGAATACCATCCTGGAGGAGTTGGGGCTTGGGGGCTCAGGCCTAGAGCTCACAGCCGACATGTTGAACGCTGAGGATATTATTGGGCAGTTGTTGGCGGGAGGGATACAGGGATGGGTTCAGGATGATACTGCCTGGAGTGAGAGTGTGCATAACACCGGCGATTACCGTTCCAGTGCAGTCTATGGGGATATGACCTGGAGCATCACCGACCAGATGGATTTGACAGTTGGTGCCCGCTACACTTACGACAGCAAGGACTTCACCATTGAAACCGCTTATGGCAATTATATTCCATTGGCGCTGTCAGGGGGGCCGGTTCGTGTTGACCTCGGTGGCGGGGTTGTCGTGCCTGTGCCTGTGCCTCCAATAGATATCCCTAGGGTATTTGAGCTATTTGGTATTGCTTTCTACAATAACGGCGAGCCATTCTTGGACTCCAAACTAAGTGACAGCTGGAGCGATATCTCCGGGCGCATAGTCCTCGATTACCGATGGACCGAAGAGGTGATGACCTATGTTTCCCTTGCTGATGGCTTTAAGGCCGGTGGCTTCAACAGCCTCAACTTTGGCCCCGGTGTAACACCCGCTTTTGACCAGGAGGACGTGGTCAATCTGGAAGCGGGCCTGAAAAGTAATCTGTTCGACAACCGGGTGCGCCTCAATGCCTCTGTGTACACTTACGAGTACAATAACTTGCAGACCCTGGATCTGGTGGGTGTCCCTATCCCCAGCTACAACCTGAGAAACGCCGACGCCGAGGGTACCGGGGCCGAGATAGAGCTGCAGTGGGCAGCTACGGATAACCTCTTTATCGCCGGCAACTACTCCTATCTGGATACGGAATTTACGGATTACCAGATTATTGAGGTGATCGGTGAGACGGAAGCGGACTCACTGGTGGGTGAGCCGAGAGTTTCCACCCCTGAGAATAAACTCAATCTTATGGCCGAATACTCCGTGGATCTGGCTTCCGGGGGCCAACTTCTTCTGCGCGGTGACTACAATTGGACCGATGAACGTATTGGCTCGGTTACCGATAGAGCCCGTATTGTGGAGGATTACCAGTTATTCAACTTGCGCGCGGCCTGGAACAGTGCATCGGAAAACTATTCAGTGGCACTCTGGGTTCAAAACCTGACTGACGAGGAGATTGCCGGAGGGTTTGGGGGATCGGGTGCGGCTATCGGGGCCAGTCCCGGCTGGCGTTTGGTGCCTAGAATGTATGGTGCCGATTTTACTGTGCGATTTTAG
- a CDS encoding penicillin acylase family protein has product MARSFYLINSRISRLLLTIATFLVLVAVSGWLWWRQSLPLLAGTIDTGALSTPAVIQRDARGIAMISSKDRASSAFALGFLHAQERFFQMDLLRRNAAGELSELFGAPALKADKTVRPHQFRKRAERNIAVMPAPQRKLLDSYVQGVNFGLQQLGAKPWEYVLLNQKPRPWSAADSLLTVFSMYMTLQSTEGRFERRDTALAELLPEDLYAFFFPAGGSWDAPLMGGAKATVTIPETSISTLLTDTDTLAYQTMGSDDRVNGSNNWVVGGALTGHGGATLANDMHLGLSVPNIWYRAGWNIPGTNRHIRGATLPGGPTMVVGSNGAVAWGFTNTGGDWSDLVALELNEAGTKYKTPEGWRHFTVEQETILVKNAGDEIVEVRKTLWGPVIGKNHRGIPLAYRWVAHDIAGANMNLLRIESATTALQALALGPELGIPHQNFVVGDRDGNIGWTVAGAMPRRVGFDGSRTQSWANGNAYWDGYLSAKERPQLYNPASHRIWSANARMVSGDWLKIMGDQGYALGARQQQIRDKLLDQSQFDERALLAIQLDNRAVFLECWQLLLLGLLKDRMGYSEVYRQVQNWGGRASTDSVGYRIVRNFRLQFMALSTAPILTYMRQFQPHFTFGPLKRQFEYPIWTLAQREPQHLLNPDFESWTTLKLAALDRVLEKMETDGQPLKQQTWGTQNTAAIVHPLVRAIPALGWFSSMPADPLPGDTHMPRVQSPNHGASERMVVSPGREHDGIFHMATGQSAHPLSPFFANGHRDWVEGNPSPLKEQTVRYQLTLK; this is encoded by the coding sequence ATGGCACGCTCGTTCTATCTAATAAACAGCCGAATATCGCGATTACTGCTCACCATTGCCACCTTTCTTGTGCTGGTCGCTGTCTCTGGCTGGCTCTGGTGGCGCCAGAGTCTACCTCTACTGGCAGGCACAATCGATACGGGAGCCCTTTCCACACCGGCGGTTATCCAACGCGATGCCCGGGGTATTGCCATGATCTCCTCCAAAGACCGCGCCAGTTCGGCTTTCGCACTGGGCTTTCTGCATGCCCAGGAGCGCTTTTTCCAGATGGATCTGCTGCGCCGCAACGCTGCCGGTGAGCTCTCCGAGCTGTTTGGTGCGCCCGCGTTAAAGGCGGATAAAACTGTACGCCCACACCAGTTCCGCAAGCGCGCGGAGCGAAATATTGCCGTCATGCCCGCTCCACAGCGGAAACTGCTCGACAGCTATGTGCAGGGGGTCAATTTCGGACTGCAACAGCTGGGAGCGAAACCCTGGGAGTATGTCCTGCTCAACCAGAAACCCAGGCCCTGGTCTGCTGCGGACAGCCTGCTGACGGTCTTCAGTATGTATATGACTCTGCAAAGCACGGAAGGCCGGTTTGAACGGCGCGATACCGCCCTGGCTGAACTGCTACCGGAAGACCTCTACGCTTTCTTCTTTCCCGCCGGTGGCAGCTGGGATGCACCCCTGATGGGCGGCGCGAAAGCCACTGTCACCATTCCAGAGACATCCATTTCCACACTATTAACCGATACGGACACCCTTGCCTACCAGACGATGGGGAGTGACGACAGGGTGAATGGCAGTAACAACTGGGTAGTAGGCGGAGCCCTCACCGGACACGGCGGCGCCACCCTCGCCAATGACATGCACCTGGGCCTTAGTGTACCCAACATCTGGTATCGTGCCGGCTGGAATATTCCCGGCACCAACAGGCATATCCGCGGGGCCACCCTGCCCGGCGGCCCGACCATGGTGGTCGGCAGCAACGGCGCCGTGGCCTGGGGCTTCACCAACACCGGCGGGGACTGGAGCGATCTGGTTGCCCTGGAGCTGAATGAAGCGGGGACGAAATACAAAACACCGGAGGGTTGGCGCCACTTCACAGTAGAACAGGAAACCATTTTGGTGAAAAACGCCGGGGACGAAATTGTGGAGGTTCGCAAAACACTCTGGGGCCCGGTCATTGGTAAAAACCACCGGGGGATTCCGCTCGCCTATCGCTGGGTGGCACACGATATTGCCGGCGCTAATATGAACCTGCTGCGTATTGAATCCGCCACCACCGCCCTGCAGGCACTGGCGCTGGGTCCGGAGCTGGGCATCCCCCATCAGAATTTTGTGGTCGGCGACAGGGATGGCAATATCGGCTGGACCGTGGCCGGGGCCATGCCCCGGCGAGTGGGTTTTGATGGGAGTCGCACACAGAGCTGGGCCAACGGCAATGCCTATTGGGACGGCTATCTCTCCGCGAAAGAGCGGCCGCAGCTCTACAATCCCGCCTCCCATCGCATATGGAGCGCCAATGCCCGCATGGTGAGCGGAGACTGGCTGAAAATAATGGGCGACCAGGGGTACGCTCTGGGGGCCCGCCAGCAGCAGATTCGCGACAAGCTCCTCGATCAATCCCAATTTGACGAGCGGGCACTGCTCGCAATTCAACTGGACAACCGCGCGGTATTTCTGGAGTGCTGGCAGCTGCTGCTGCTCGGGCTTCTGAAAGACCGCATGGGCTATAGCGAGGTCTACCGTCAGGTGCAAAACTGGGGCGGTCGCGCCAGCACAGATTCAGTTGGATACCGTATTGTACGCAACTTTCGCCTGCAGTTTATGGCGCTGAGCACTGCGCCGATTCTCACCTATATGCGCCAGTTCCAGCCGCACTTCACTTTTGGCCCACTGAAACGGCAATTTGAGTATCCCATCTGGACATTGGCACAACGGGAGCCGCAGCACCTGCTCAATCCGGATTTCGAATCCTGGACGACACTCAAATTGGCAGCACTGGACCGGGTACTGGAGAAAATGGAAACAGACGGGCAGCCTCTGAAGCAGCAGACCTGGGGCACACAAAATACAGCCGCTATCGTTCACCCCCTTGTCCGTGCCATCCCCGCCCTGGGCTGGTTTAGCTCCATGCCTGCAGACCCCCTGCCCGGTGATACCCATATGCCCCGTGTCCAATCCCCGAATCACGGTGCCTCAGAGCGCATGGTTGTCTCACCCGGGCGTGAGCACGACGGCATCTTTCATATGGCCACCGGACAGAGTGCCCACCCACTGTCCCCTTTTTTCGCCAATGGACACCGCGATTGGGTAGAGGGAAATCCCAGCCCCCTGAAGGAACAGACAGTCCGCTACCAGCTTACGCTCAAATAA
- a CDS encoding DUF411 domain-containing protein: MIGFFTVAVANEARGSASGLTVYNRPLCFCCKRWVSHLEDSGLQVSSIVKLDMKKLKRQWGIPKGMEGCHTAVWQERYVFEGHVPAVYIHKFLASPPEGSTGLLVPGMPVGSPGMEAQGAFAPYNIYLLLNNGDYRLYARVENPGAV, from the coding sequence ATGATCGGTTTTTTCACAGTGGCTGTCGCCAACGAAGCCCGTGGCAGTGCCAGCGGCCTCACCGTGTATAACCGCCCGTTGTGTTTCTGCTGTAAAAGGTGGGTCAGCCATCTCGAAGACAGCGGCCTTCAGGTGTCTTCTATTGTGAAGTTGGATATGAAAAAGCTCAAGCGGCAGTGGGGTATCCCAAAGGGGATGGAGGGGTGTCATACGGCAGTATGGCAAGAGCGCTATGTTTTTGAAGGGCACGTACCGGCAGTATACATTCACAAGTTTCTCGCCTCCCCCCCGGAGGGAAGCACCGGACTCTTGGTGCCGGGAATGCCAGTTGGCAGCCCGGGAATGGAAGCACAGGGAGCGTTCGCGCCTTATAATATCTATCTTTTGCTCAATAATGGCGATTACCGGCTTTATGCTCGCGTCGAAAATCCCGGTGCTGTCTAA
- the thrS gene encoding threonine--tRNA ligase yields the protein MPVVTLPDGSRRVFSSPVSVYDVAEDIGPGLAKAALAGVVDGKEVDTSYIIDRDVTLAIITDRQPEGLAVIRHSTAHLLAQAVKQLYPTAQVTIGPVIEDGFYYDFAYDRQFTPEDLEKIEQRMEVLAREDIPVSRRLMPRNKAVEYFRDMGEVYKAEIIASIPSDEDISLYRQGDFEDLCRGPHVPSTGRLKAFKLTKVAGAYWRGDASNEMLTRIYGTAWASKRELKAYLHRIEEAEKRDHRKLAKKFDLFHIQEEAPGMVFWHPNGWSIYSTVEQYMRRRQREYGYKEIKTPQLVDFSLWRKSGHADKFGDDMFTLTSEERQFAIKPMNCPCHVQVFNQGLRSYRDLPLRLAEFGSCHRSEPSGSLHGLMRVRGFVQDDGHIFCTEKQIQSEVSDFMHLLHSVYRDFGFEELIYRLSTRPEKRVGSDESWDKAEKALADALDAADLPWEELPGEGAFYGPKIEFSLKDCLGRVWQCGTIQVDFSMPGRLDAQYVAEDGSRQVPVMLHRAALGSFERFIGILIEHYEGAFPAWLAPQQVVIMNITDRQADYCRKLKARLEAQQYRAEADLRNEKIGFKIREHTLQRVPYLLVIGDKEVESQAVTVRTRNGEDLGSMTYESFLQILARDVNRRGRIPEEKT from the coding sequence ATGCCCGTTGTTACCCTCCCCGACGGCTCCCGTCGAGTATTCTCCTCTCCGGTTTCTGTGTATGACGTAGCCGAAGATATTGGTCCGGGCCTGGCCAAGGCCGCGCTTGCAGGTGTGGTTGATGGCAAAGAGGTTGATACCAGCTATATCATTGATCGCGATGTCACACTGGCCATTATCACTGATCGTCAGCCTGAGGGTTTGGCGGTGATTCGCCACTCCACCGCGCACCTGCTGGCCCAGGCGGTCAAGCAACTGTACCCCACGGCTCAGGTGACGATCGGTCCTGTGATCGAGGATGGCTTCTATTACGATTTTGCTTACGATCGGCAGTTTACGCCGGAGGATCTGGAAAAGATCGAGCAACGTATGGAAGTGCTGGCCAGAGAGGATATTCCTGTCAGTCGCCGCTTGATGCCACGCAATAAGGCGGTTGAGTACTTCCGTGACATGGGGGAGGTATACAAGGCGGAAATCATTGCCAGTATTCCCAGCGATGAGGATATCTCCCTCTACCGTCAAGGGGACTTTGAGGATTTGTGTCGCGGCCCCCATGTGCCGTCCACGGGGCGGCTGAAAGCTTTCAAACTGACCAAAGTGGCCGGCGCATACTGGCGCGGTGACGCCAGCAATGAGATGCTGACCCGTATCTATGGCACCGCCTGGGCCAGCAAGCGGGAATTGAAGGCTTACCTGCATCGCATTGAAGAAGCGGAGAAGCGGGATCACCGCAAGCTGGCCAAGAAATTTGACCTTTTCCACATTCAGGAAGAGGCGCCCGGCATGGTGTTCTGGCATCCCAATGGCTGGTCTATTTACAGCACGGTTGAGCAGTATATGCGCCGCCGTCAGCGAGAATACGGCTATAAGGAGATCAAAACCCCCCAACTGGTGGATTTCAGCTTGTGGCGCAAGTCCGGTCACGCGGACAAATTCGGCGATGATATGTTTACTCTCACCAGTGAAGAGCGCCAGTTTGCCATCAAACCCATGAACTGCCCCTGTCATGTGCAGGTCTTCAACCAGGGTTTGCGCAGCTACCGGGATCTCCCCCTGCGCCTGGCAGAATTTGGTTCCTGCCACCGCAGCGAACCGTCCGGCTCTCTGCATGGACTGATGCGCGTGCGTGGATTTGTGCAGGACGATGGTCACATCTTCTGTACCGAAAAGCAGATCCAGTCCGAAGTGTCGGACTTTATGCACCTTCTGCACTCCGTGTACAGGGACTTTGGATTCGAGGAGCTGATCTATCGTCTGTCCACCCGCCCTGAGAAGCGCGTGGGTTCCGATGAGAGCTGGGACAAGGCCGAGAAGGCGCTGGCGGATGCTCTGGATGCCGCGGACCTGCCCTGGGAGGAGTTGCCTGGGGAGGGGGCTTTCTATGGCCCCAAGATTGAATTCTCCCTGAAAGACTGCCTGGGGCGCGTTTGGCAGTGCGGCACAATCCAGGTGGATTTCTCAATGCCGGGCCGTCTGGATGCCCAGTATGTGGCTGAAGATGGCTCGCGCCAGGTTCCGGTGATGTTACACCGGGCAGCCCTGGGCTCTTTCGAGCGCTTTATTGGTATCCTGATCGAACATTACGAAGGGGCTTTCCCTGCCTGGCTGGCGCCCCAGCAGGTAGTGATCATGAATATTACCGATCGCCAGGCCGATTACTGTCGCAAACTCAAGGCTCGCCTGGAGGCACAGCAATATCGCGCCGAGGCCGACTTGAGAAACGAGAAGATCGGCTTTAAAATCCGCGAGCACACGCTCCAGCGTGTCCCTTATCTATTGGTAATTGGAGATAAGGAAGTTGAGAGCCAGGCTGTCACCGTGCGCACCCGCAACGGAGAAGACCTGGGCAGCATGACTTATGAGTCGTTTTTACAGATCCTTGCGCGGGATGTGAACCGCCGTGGCCGTATACCTGAAGAAAAGACTTGA
- the egtB gene encoding ergothioneine biosynthesis protein EgtB, with translation MAIFADEVSVGEEQQQLLAVYRKVRGETEQLAEPLSAEDMQIQSMPDASPTKWHLAHTSWFFETFILNAYLPDYQLFDPHFNHLFNSYYNSLGTPFLRSRRGLVSRPDIGRVYAYRKAVDEGIERLLSEFPGASSLNALIVLGLNHEQQHQELLLTDIKHALSINPMAPAYCDMMPEEETAIVEPLRWLQIPGGCYGIGSEGEDFYFDNEGPAHQQLLQGFCIGSRLVTNGEYLAFIEDGGYQQHRLWLSDGWALVQQREQQQPLYWRETAKGWQQFGLHGLQPLNVAEPVYHLSFYEADAFATWSGKRLPTEFEWEAAACHLRQLDQLATANLLEKQAFKPLAAELGRTQFLGDLWEWTSSAYLPYQGFKAREDAVGEYNGKFMCNQKVLRGGSFATPSGHIRIGYRNFFYPHQAWQFTGIRLAGDSM, from the coding sequence ATGGCAATATTTGCAGATGAAGTCTCTGTGGGAGAAGAGCAGCAACAGTTGCTCGCTGTTTACCGGAAGGTGCGGGGGGAGACAGAACAGCTGGCTGAGCCGTTGTCTGCCGAGGATATGCAGATACAGTCCATGCCCGACGCCAGTCCCACCAAGTGGCATCTGGCCCACACCAGCTGGTTTTTCGAAACGTTTATTCTGAATGCGTATTTGCCCGACTATCAATTATTTGATCCGCATTTTAATCACCTTTTTAATTCCTACTACAACAGCCTTGGGACACCATTTTTAAGGTCTCGGCGGGGACTGGTGTCTCGGCCGGATATCGGTCGGGTGTACGCCTACCGAAAGGCCGTGGACGAAGGCATTGAGAGGCTGTTGAGTGAATTTCCCGGTGCATCCAGTCTGAATGCCCTGATTGTCTTGGGCTTGAATCACGAGCAGCAGCATCAGGAACTCTTGTTGACCGACATAAAACATGCTTTGTCGATCAACCCGATGGCGCCTGCCTATTGCGATATGATGCCAGAGGAGGAAACAGCGATCGTTGAACCGCTGCGCTGGCTGCAGATTCCGGGGGGATGTTACGGCATTGGCAGTGAGGGTGAGGATTTCTATTTCGATAATGAGGGACCGGCGCACCAACAGCTGTTGCAGGGGTTTTGCATCGGTTCCCGATTGGTTACCAACGGCGAATACCTGGCATTTATTGAAGATGGCGGCTATCAGCAGCACAGGTTGTGGTTATCGGATGGCTGGGCACTGGTACAGCAGAGGGAGCAGCAGCAGCCGCTGTACTGGCGCGAGACGGCAAAAGGCTGGCAACAGTTTGGCCTGCATGGATTGCAGCCGCTGAATGTGGCCGAACCTGTATATCACTTGTCTTTTTATGAAGCGGACGCTTTTGCCACCTGGTCGGGAAAGCGCCTCCCCACCGAGTTCGAATGGGAGGCGGCTGCATGTCATCTGCGCCAGCTGGATCAACTGGCCACTGCCAACCTGCTGGAAAAACAGGCTTTCAAGCCTCTGGCTGCCGAGTTGGGGCGGACCCAGTTTCTCGGCGATTTATGGGAATGGACTTCCAGCGCCTATTTACCCTACCAGGGCTTCAAGGCCCGTGAAGATGCCGTAGGCGAGTACAACGGTAAGTTCATGTGTAATCAGAAAGTGCTGCGCGGTGGCTCGTTTGCAACGCCGTCAGGCCATATCAGGATCGGTTATCGAAATTTCTTTTATCCACATCAGGCGTGGCAATTTACTGGTATTCGTTTGGCAGGAGATTCAATGTGA
- the infC gene encoding translation initiation factor IF-3 — protein METITIKRDSKGRSKKARINDQIEASEIRLIGADGEQVGIVSLNEALEVAQQASLDLVEIAPDSTPIVCKIMDYGKHVFEAKKAKNAAKKKQKQQQIKEMKFRPGTDIGDYQIKLRSLTRFLEAGDKAKVSLRFRGREMAHQELGMEMMQRIEKDLEELGTVEQRPKLEGRQMIMVIAPVKKKK, from the coding sequence TTGGAGACCATAACTATTAAACGAGACAGTAAGGGACGGTCCAAAAAGGCCCGTATAAACGATCAGATTGAGGCATCGGAAATCCGCCTGATCGGCGCAGATGGTGAACAGGTGGGCATTGTCTCACTGAATGAGGCGCTGGAGGTTGCGCAGCAGGCCAGCCTGGATCTCGTTGAAATTGCCCCGGACTCCACGCCGATTGTCTGCAAGATCATGGACTACGGCAAGCACGTATTCGAGGCCAAGAAGGCCAAGAATGCCGCCAAGAAGAAGCAGAAGCAGCAACAGATCAAGGAAATGAAATTTCGCCCGGGCACCGACATCGGCGATTATCAGATCAAGCTGCGCAGCCTCACCCGTTTTCTTGAAGCGGGTGACAAGGCCAAAGTGTCCCTGCGCTTCCGCGGCCGCGAAATGGCCCACCAGGAACTGGGCATGGAAATGATGCAGCGTATTGAAAAGGACCTGGAGGAGCTGGGTACCGTTGAACAGCGACCAAAACTGGAAGGCCGCCAGATGATTATGGTGATTGCACCGGTTAAAAAGAAAAAGTGA